The DNA region TCGTAAAGTTGGAGTCGTCCCTGGTATAGGAATACTGCACCCGCACGGTAAGCCCCTTGGAGGGTTTCCAATCCACTCCTGCGGAGCCAGAATATATCCTGTCTTTCCGCTTGGTCGGTGTGCCGGGGAAGCCTTCGGCTCCCGACAGGGTGGCGCTGTCGATATTCCGGTAGTCTTGCCAGAGCACCTCTCCGGCCGTCGTGACGCTCACCTTTTCGGCGAGCGGCAGGAGCATGCTGACGCCGATCCTGTTGCCGAGATTCTCCCAGTTGTTTCCCTCCGCATCTTCGACGGCATACTCGTAGCGGAGGCTGGCGAGACCGCGCTCTTTCGCGAACTGGTAGAGGTACCCCAACGAGACGGTATACAGATCGGCGTCCCTGTTATCATCGGGAGCCGTCTGCGGGCGCAGGTCTCTCTTCGAGTAGCCGAATCCGAACTGGACGATATGACGGGGCGCGACGATCACGCTCACGGTCGGCAGCAGCGAGAGGACACCCATGTACTCGCGCTCATGCAGCCAGGAGTAATAATAACCGGCGGAGAGAGAGACGGCCCCGCGCTCGAAGGCGTATCCCGGCGTCAGGAAGATCGACTGCGAGAGATAAGTGAGCTCGTTGATCTCGCGGTAGACGGTGCTGTCGAGGCCGTAGTGAGCGGAGAGGGACCAGGCGCCTTCGAGCAAGGGCTCATACGCTATCTTGACCGAGTTGACCAGGGCGCTGTCGCCGGTCCCTCCTCCCCTCCGGACCGACTCCTGGTAGTTCGGCGAGATAAACGCCGACGGCTCGAGGACAACGTTATCGTCATACTGGTATGCCGCGCTGATGCTGAGCTGCCACGGTTTATAGGCTGCCAGGCTTCTGGAGAGGGCTGCCTCGTATTCCCTGGCATACGAGGCGGCAGCGGTGGCAGGGTCGACGGCGATCACCGCCCGGAGCCTCTTCTTCGCCTCGCTCCATCTGCGCTCAGTCGCGTGGAGTACGGCGATCTGGTAGTCGCCGATCTGGACAAGCGCTCCATCGAGAGCCTTCGCCCTCTCAAAAGAGGCGATCGCCTCAGCGCTCTTCCCCTCCTTCGCAAGGATCAGCCCTTTGAAATACGCAACGCGGCCGGAGACAGGGCCTGCCTTTTCCGCTCTCGCCAGCCACTGCTTTGCCTCATCGAGCTGGTTGAGCATATACAGCGTCTCGATCAGCTCCGGGTAAGCGTCCCTGACAGGCGGATCGAGCGCTGCCGCGGCGCGGTAGACCCCGGCGGCATCCCGGTACTGGCCCATCTGCTTATACGTCGCTCCCAGGTAGAGCAGGGCCTGTGCCGACGACGGGTCGCGCCGCAGGACCTTTTTGAAGAGCTCCAGCGCTTCATCGTAATTCTCGGCATGGTACTCGGCGATCCCCTTCTCGAGGAGGCTCTTGGACGGAGCGGGACAGGCGGCATGCGGCGACAGGAGCGACAAGGCATATGCTGCAAATGCAAGGAAAATCCCTCTCTTCACCTCTCCCCTCCGAAGCCTGCAGGAAATGAGCCTTCAAGAGATATTATATAAAGAATTATGATATATGCAAGGGTAAAAGTGCCGCAAAATGAAAGGCAGGGAGGCGCCTCCCTGCCCGG from Nitrospirota bacterium includes:
- a CDS encoding tetratricopeptide repeat protein, coding for MKRGIFLAFAAYALSLLSPHAACPAPSKSLLEKGIAEYHAENYDEALELFKKVLRRDPSSAQALLYLGATYKQMGQYRDAAGVYRAAAALDPPVRDAYPELIETLYMLNQLDEAKQWLARAEKAGPVSGRVAYFKGLILAKEGKSAEAIASFERAKALDGALVQIGDYQIAVLHATERRWSEAKKRLRAVIAVDPATAAASYAREYEAALSRSLAAYKPWQLSISAAYQYDDNVVLEPSAFISPNYQESVRRGGGTGDSALVNSVKIAYEPLLEGAWSLSAHYGLDSTVYREINELTYLSQSIFLTPGYAFERGAVSLSAGYYYSWLHEREYMGVLSLLPTVSVIVAPRHIVQFGFGYSKRDLRPQTAPDDNRDADLYTVSLGYLYQFAKERGLASLRYEYAVEDAEGNNWENLGNRIGVSMLLPLAEKVSVTTAGEVLWQDYRNIDSATLSGAEGFPGTPTKRKDRIYSGSAGVDWKPSKGLTVRVQYSYTRDDSNFTIYDFERNQYTAGLEYVF